From one Flavobacterium sp. N502536 genomic stretch:
- a CDS encoding HesB/IscA family protein has product MIKVSDTAKKKIIDLMKDDGFDAASDYVRVGVKSGGCSGLSYDLKFDKTKGDDDKIFVDNDITIAVEKKSFLYLAGTILEFSGGLNGKGFVFNNPNASRTCGCGESFSL; this is encoded by the coding sequence ATGATAAAAGTTTCTGATACAGCTAAAAAGAAAATCATCGACTTAATGAAAGATGATGGTTTTGATGCCGCTAGCGACTACGTAAGAGTAGGTGTGAAAAGTGGCGGATGCTCTGGTTTGTCATATGATTTAAAATTTGACAAAACGAAAGGCGACGACGATAAAATATTTGTAGACAACGACATAACAATTGCAGTTGAAAAAAAATCATTCCTGTATTTAGCCGGAACAATCCTTGAATTTTCAGGAGGATTGAACGGAAAAGGATTTGTATTCAATAATCCAAATGCAAGCAGAACTTGTGGTTGCGGAGAGTCTTTTTCGCTATAA
- the sufC gene encoding Fe-S cluster assembly ATPase SufC has protein sequence MLSIKNLHASIGDKEILKGINIEVKAGEVHAIMGPNGSGKSTLSAVIAGNENYEVTDGEVFLDGEDLADLAPEERAHKGVFLSFQYPVEIPGVSVTNFMKTAINETRKANGQEEMPANEMLKVIREKSELLEIDRKFLSRSLNEGFSGGEKKRNEIFQMAMLEPKLAILDETDSGLDIDALRIVANGVNKLKSEKNAIIVITHYQRLLDYIVPDFVHVLYNGRIVKSGGKELAYELEEKGYDWIKAEN, from the coding sequence ATGTTATCAATAAAAAACCTTCACGCCTCAATTGGTGATAAAGAAATCCTTAAAGGAATTAATATAGAAGTAAAAGCTGGCGAAGTACACGCTATCATGGGACCAAACGGTTCCGGAAAAAGTACACTTTCGGCTGTAATTGCCGGAAACGAAAACTATGAAGTTACTGATGGAGAAGTTTTCCTTGATGGAGAAGATCTTGCCGATCTTGCTCCTGAAGAAAGAGCGCACAAAGGAGTTTTCCTTTCTTTTCAATATCCTGTAGAAATTCCCGGAGTTAGTGTAACCAACTTCATGAAAACTGCAATCAACGAAACTCGTAAAGCAAACGGTCAGGAAGAAATGCCTGCTAATGAAATGCTAAAAGTAATTCGTGAGAAATCGGAATTATTAGAAATCGATCGTAAATTTTTATCCCGTTCGCTAAACGAAGGTTTTTCAGGAGGAGAGAAAAAAAGAAATGAGATTTTTCAAATGGCAATGTTAGAGCCAAAATTAGCTATCCTTGACGAAACCGATTCTGGTCTTGATATCGATGCGCTTAGAATTGTAGCTAACGGAGTTAACAAATTGAAAAGCGAGAAAAATGCCATTATCGTAATCACACACTACCAACGTTTGTTAGATTATATCGTTCCGGATTTCGTTCACGTTCTTTACAACGGAAGAATCGTAAAATCAGGAGGAAAAGAACTAGCTTACGAATTGGAAGAAAAAGGATACGACTGGATTAAAGCAGAAAACTAA
- a CDS encoding T9SS type A sorting domain-containing protein, with product MKTKLLVLLLLVNFSIYAQQYTAIPDVNFENKLIALGIDSGTADGKVLTANIIKVKILDLAATIIYDLTGLEDFSNLETLYCSGTSDPNGGVTGKLTKLNVTKNTKLTTLYCSGNQLTDLDVSQNLALKLLYCPYNKLTTIDITKNLSLEKFFIAGNILTTIDVTKNLSLIQLNVSSNQISNIDLTANKALETLTINQNKITDLDVSQNLKLTYLSVSGNNLSKSHDLTKNKALESFTAANSQLTTIDLSQNKALRSLDLRQNKFETLEVSNNPGLTTLYLQENLLTSLNLTNNTSLLSNQISFTSNPKLTCIQVSDVAAANTNWSAKKDPTTSFSSTPCIAPESYTLIPDINFEKKLIALGIDSGAPDGKVLTSKVSTITEIDLYFSNITDLTGIQDFKALTSLSCMSNKITSLDISQNLQLISLQASFNNLTTLNTSKNLALLYLSLAYNQITNLDLSQNVNLRLLSVDSNKLTNIDTSNNKNLSSLWCASNLLTSLDLSKNTSLSSLTCPENKLLTTINIRNGNNRHMQITYNATNFTRTPLLTCIIVDDALYSNKIWENFKDASATYTTIDCDKATAIPDPTFEDKLITLNIDTDGKNGSVLNSDIENITSLDVASSGIKDLTGIKGFTNLNSLNCSGNLLSLLDLSQNKALILLNCTNNSLESLDLKNGNNINFDVNSNFKNNPNLNCIQVDDDVYANTNWTAFKDAIANYNVDCTRYTLIPDFNFEDKLIALEIDKDGKNGKVATESISKVTFLDLSNSNISDVKGIEDFTSLTYLDLNYNNIQSINVSQNKSLKKLSLHDNKLKALNVTANKELFNLMFSMNQISTIDLSQNKKVHYVTADRNELTSIDLSANPELESLYCGHNDLTTLDVSNQPNLLQLNCVYTKISKLDVSSNPKLEDLYFDNAQLTTLDLSNNPRLKRLNLAWNQLTSLDLSHNPLLELVFLEFNPLTSLNIQNGNNKNFILPSQTGKNAATAIYTSFLENKTLSCIQVDDADYSNANWANIKEKSATYSNTCKTLGIDTNNFEKVTIYPNPTKGEVNIQNASLEKANVYNSLGQLVKSFTLNSSDTTNTINLQGLPKGVYYVYLINQDAASAKKVILE from the coding sequence ATGAAAACAAAACTACTTGTATTACTATTACTAGTAAATTTTTCTATTTATGCGCAACAATACACTGCGATTCCAGATGTTAATTTTGAAAACAAGTTAATTGCATTAGGAATTGACTCCGGAACTGCCGATGGAAAAGTATTAACTGCCAATATTATAAAAGTTAAAATTTTAGACCTTGCCGCCACAATAATTTATGACTTAACAGGGCTTGAAGATTTTTCTAACTTAGAAACCTTGTATTGCTCGGGAACTTCCGACCCTAATGGAGGAGTAACAGGTAAATTGACAAAATTAAACGTTACTAAAAACACAAAGCTAACCACATTATACTGCTCCGGAAATCAGCTAACAGACTTAGACGTATCGCAAAATTTAGCCTTAAAATTGCTCTATTGTCCTTATAATAAACTGACAACAATTGATATCACTAAAAATTTATCATTAGAGAAATTTTTTATTGCAGGAAATATTCTAACAACTATAGATGTTACCAAAAACCTTTCATTAATTCAATTAAATGTGAGCTCAAATCAAATTTCAAATATTGATTTAACCGCTAATAAAGCTCTGGAAACACTTACTATTAATCAAAATAAAATAACAGATCTTGACGTATCTCAAAATTTAAAACTTACTTATTTGTCCGTCTCCGGAAACAATTTATCAAAAAGTCATGATCTAACCAAAAACAAAGCTCTTGAGTCTTTCACTGCAGCAAACAGTCAATTAACAACGATAGATCTTTCTCAAAATAAAGCTTTGCGTAGTCTGGACCTTCGTCAAAATAAGTTCGAAACATTAGAGGTTTCCAATAATCCGGGACTAACTACTTTATATTTACAAGAGAATCTATTGACAAGTTTAAATCTCACTAACAATACATCCTTACTTAGCAATCAAATCTCTTTCACATCAAATCCAAAATTAACTTGTATTCAGGTTAGTGATGTTGCAGCTGCAAATACAAATTGGTCAGCCAAAAAAGACCCAACTACATCTTTTTCCTCAACCCCTTGTATCGCTCCTGAATCTTACACCTTAATTCCGGATATTAATTTTGAAAAAAAATTAATTGCTTTAGGAATCGACTCTGGAGCTCCAGACGGAAAAGTTCTAACTTCAAAAGTTTCTACTATTACCGAAATAGATCTTTATTTTAGTAATATTACTGATTTAACCGGAATTCAGGATTTTAAAGCTTTAACGTCATTAAGTTGCATGTCCAACAAGATAACCAGTCTTGACATCTCTCAAAATTTGCAATTAATATCCCTACAAGCAAGTTTCAACAATCTAACAACATTAAATACATCAAAAAACCTTGCTCTATTATACTTATCACTAGCTTACAATCAAATAACAAATCTCGATCTTTCTCAAAATGTTAATTTGAGACTTCTAAGCGTCGATTCGAACAAACTAACCAATATTGATACATCCAACAATAAAAATCTATCTTCATTATGGTGCGCTTCAAACCTGTTAACAAGTTTAGATCTTTCTAAAAACACATCTTTATCATCTTTAACATGCCCTGAAAATAAATTATTGACTACGATAAATATAAGAAATGGAAACAACCGCCATATGCAAATTACTTACAATGCTACTAATTTTACAAGAACACCATTACTAACTTGTATCATAGTCGATGATGCACTTTATTCTAACAAAATTTGGGAAAATTTCAAAGATGCGTCAGCAACATATACAACTATAGATTGCGATAAAGCTACAGCAATCCCAGATCCGACTTTTGAAGATAAATTAATAACACTAAACATAGATACCGATGGTAAAAACGGATCTGTTTTAAACAGCGATATCGAAAATATAACTTCTTTGGACGTTGCTTCAAGTGGGATAAAAGACTTAACCGGAATTAAAGGTTTTACCAATTTAAACTCTCTAAATTGTTCCGGGAATCTATTGTCTCTTTTAGATCTTTCTCAAAATAAAGCTTTAATCCTTCTTAATTGTACCAATAATTCTTTAGAAAGTTTAGATCTAAAGAATGGGAATAATATAAATTTTGATGTAAACTCTAATTTCAAGAATAATCCTAATTTAAATTGCATCCAAGTTGACGACGATGTTTATGCCAATACTAATTGGACTGCTTTCAAAGATGCGATTGCAAACTACAATGTAGACTGTACCAGATACACCTTAATTCCAGATTTTAATTTCGAAGATAAATTGATTGCTCTCGAAATTGATAAAGATGGTAAAAATGGTAAAGTTGCAACCGAAAGTATCAGTAAAGTAACCTTCTTAGACCTTTCTAATTCCAATATTAGTGATGTTAAAGGTATAGAAGATTTCACGTCATTGACCTACCTAGATCTTAACTATAACAATATACAGTCGATTAATGTAAGTCAGAACAAATCACTTAAGAAATTATCACTGCACGACAATAAACTAAAAGCTCTGAATGTTACTGCAAACAAAGAACTCTTTAATTTAATGTTTAGTATGAATCAAATTTCAACCATTGATTTATCGCAAAATAAAAAAGTTCATTACGTAACGGCGGATCGAAATGAGTTAACTAGCATTGATTTATCAGCAAATCCTGAACTAGAATCACTTTATTGCGGTCACAATGATCTAACAACATTAGATGTATCAAATCAACCTAATCTTTTGCAGTTAAACTGCGTCTATACTAAAATTTCAAAACTAGATGTTTCTTCTAATCCAAAATTAGAAGACTTATATTTCGATAATGCTCAATTAACCACTTTAGACCTTAGCAATAATCCTCGTTTAAAAAGATTAAATCTTGCCTGGAATCAGTTGACATCACTAGATTTATCACATAATCCCCTTTTAGAACTTGTTTTCCTTGAATTTAACCCGTTAACTTCACTGAATATTCAAAATGGTAATAACAAAAATTTTATATTACCCTCTCAAACCGGAAAAAATGCTGCTACCGCCATATACACCAGCTTCTTAGAAAACAAAACACTAAGCTGTATACAAGTGGATGATGCCGATTATTCAAATGCCAACTGGGCAAACATTAAAGAAAAAAGCGCCACTTATTCTAACACTTGTAAAACATTAGGTATTGATACCAACAATTTTGAAAAAGTAACAATCTATCCAAACCCAACAAAAGGCGAAGTAAACATTCAAAATGCAAGTTTAGAAAAAGCAAATGTTTATAACAGCTTAGGACAACTTGTAAAATCATTTACCTTAAATTCAAGTGACACCACTAATACCATAAATTTACAAGGTTTACCAAAAGGAGTTTATTATGTATACTTAATCAATCAGGATGCTGCTTCGGCTAAAAAAGTGATCCTAGAATAA
- the sufB gene encoding Fe-S cluster assembly protein SufB — MSKYTEDDLKIELETKEYEYGFYTDIESETFPIGLNEDIVKAISLKKEEPQWMTDWRIEAFRAWKEMIEPEWANVHYEKPDFQAISYYSAPKQVDPNKTLDDVDPELLEMYKKLGISVDEQKMMNNVAMDIVVDSVSVATTFKKTLAEKGIIFCPISEAIKEHPELVKKYLGTVVPQKDNFYAALNSAVFSDGSFCYIPKGVRCPMELSTYFRINQAGTGQFERTLVIADAGSYVSYLEGCTAPSRDENQLHAAVVELIALDDAEIKYSTVQNWFPGNKEGKGGVYNFVTKRGLCETNAKISWTQVETGSAVTWKYPSCVLKGDNSVGEFYSIAVTNNYQQADTGTKMIHLGKNTKSTIISKGISAGKSQNSYRGLVQISPRAENARNFSQCDSLLMGNNCGAHTFPYIESKNPSAKIEHEATTSKIGEDQVFYCNQRGIPTEKAIALIVNGFSKDVLNKLPMEFAVEAQKLLEISLEGSVG; from the coding sequence ATGTCAAAATACACAGAAGACGATTTAAAAATCGAACTCGAAACTAAAGAATACGAATACGGATTTTATACTGATATTGAATCGGAGACCTTTCCTATTGGCTTAAACGAAGACATCGTAAAAGCTATTTCTCTTAAAAAAGAAGAACCTCAATGGATGACTGACTGGCGCATTGAAGCTTTTCGTGCCTGGAAAGAAATGATTGAGCCGGAATGGGCTAACGTACATTATGAGAAACCTGATTTTCAGGCCATCTCCTATTATTCAGCACCCAAACAAGTAGATCCAAACAAAACTTTGGATGATGTAGATCCTGAACTTTTAGAAATGTACAAAAAGTTAGGAATCTCTGTGGACGAACAAAAAATGATGAACAATGTCGCTATGGACATTGTAGTCGATTCTGTTTCTGTAGCCACTACTTTCAAAAAGACACTTGCTGAAAAAGGAATCATTTTTTGCCCGATTTCAGAAGCTATAAAAGAACATCCTGAATTAGTAAAGAAGTACTTAGGAACTGTTGTCCCTCAAAAAGACAACTTCTACGCAGCATTAAACTCAGCCGTTTTCTCTGACGGAAGTTTCTGCTACATCCCAAAAGGCGTTCGTTGCCCAATGGAACTTTCAACTTATTTCAGAATCAACCAGGCAGGAACAGGTCAGTTCGAAAGAACTTTGGTTATTGCCGACGCAGGAAGTTACGTATCTTACCTGGAAGGCTGTACTGCTCCAAGTCGTGACGAAAACCAATTGCACGCTGCAGTGGTTGAATTAATCGCTTTAGATGACGCTGAAATTAAATATTCTACCGTTCAGAACTGGTTCCCTGGAAACAAAGAAGGAAAAGGTGGAGTTTACAACTTCGTTACCAAAAGAGGTTTGTGCGAAACAAACGCTAAAATTTCATGGACACAGGTGGAAACAGGTTCTGCTGTGACCTGGAAATATCCTTCTTGTGTATTAAAAGGAGACAACTCGGTTGGAGAATTTTACTCTATTGCCGTTACCAATAATTACCAACAAGCCGATACAGGAACTAAAATGATCCATTTAGGAAAAAACACTAAATCGACTATTATTTCTAAAGGTATCTCGGCTGGTAAATCACAAAACAGTTACCGCGGATTAGTTCAGATTAGTCCGAGAGCAGAAAATGCCAGAAACTTTTCGCAATGTGATTCTCTTTTAATGGGGAACAATTGCGGAGCACATACTTTCCCATATATCGAAAGTAAAAATCCATCTGCTAAAATAGAGCACGAAGCAACAACAAGTAAAATTGGAGAAGATCAGGTTTTTTATTGCAACCAAAGAGGTATCCCGACTGAAAAAGCGATTGCCTTAATTGTAAACGGTTTCAGTAAAGATGTCTTGAACAAATTGCCAATGGAATTTGCTGTTGAAGCTCAAAAATTATTAGAAATTTCTCTAGAAGGATCTGTAGGTTAA
- a CDS encoding MBL fold metallo-hydrolase has protein sequence MKLYPIESGNFKLDGGAMFGVVPKTIWNKTNPADANNLIDIAARCLLIEDGNRLILIDTGMGDKQSEKFFGYYSLWGSHSIDKSLAKYGFHRDDITDVFMTHLHFDHCGGSVQWNSDKTGYEPAFKNARYWSNENHWEWATKPNAREKASFLSENILPMQESGQLNFIKRPENDFGFSEELNFGIYYVDGHTEKQMIPHIKYQDKTIVFCADLLATAGHIPLPYVMGYDTRPLLTMPEKSKFLNAAADNNHYLFLEHDAHNQIITVEHTEKGVRLKEVFTCEEIL, from the coding sequence ATGAAACTTTACCCTATAGAATCCGGAAATTTTAAATTAGACGGAGGTGCCATGTTTGGCGTTGTTCCGAAAACCATCTGGAACAAAACCAATCCGGCCGATGCCAATAATTTAATTGATATTGCGGCACGCTGCCTGCTTATAGAAGATGGAAACCGCCTGATTTTGATTGATACCGGAATGGGAGACAAACAGTCGGAGAAGTTTTTTGGCTATTATTCACTTTGGGGATCACATTCAATCGATAAATCTTTGGCGAAATATGGTTTTCACAGAGATGATATTACCGACGTTTTTATGACACATTTGCATTTTGACCATTGTGGTGGGAGTGTGCAATGGAATTCAGATAAAACAGGGTATGAGCCGGCTTTTAAAAATGCCAGATATTGGAGCAACGAGAATCATTGGGAGTGGGCAACAAAACCCAATGCGCGTGAAAAAGCTTCTTTTCTTTCAGAGAATATTTTACCCATGCAGGAAAGCGGACAGCTGAATTTTATTAAGCGTCCTGAAAATGATTTTGGCTTTTCTGAAGAATTGAACTTTGGAATTTATTATGTAGACGGTCATACCGAAAAACAAATGATTCCACATATTAAGTATCAGGATAAAACGATCGTTTTTTGTGCCGATTTGTTAGCTACGGCAGGGCATATCCCGTTGCCCTATGTAATGGGTTATGATACTCGACCTTTACTAACGATGCCCGAAAAATCAAAATTTTTGAATGCTGCTGCAGACAACAATCACTATTTGTTTTTAGAACATGATGCCCACAATCAGATTATAACGGTGGAACATACTGAAAAAGGAGTTCGATTGAAGGAGGTTTTTACCTGCGAAGAAATTCTTTAG
- a CDS encoding flavodoxin family protein, translating into MEGKKVIILGSSRKNGNTTRIADEISKETGIEVIDLSDYNISYYDYESKNREDDFFPLIKRIIEKYDTLIFATPIYWYNMSGIMKVFFDRFSDLIRIEKETGRKLRGKKIGVISNSHDNEIEDSFYIPFKKSADYLGMEYLGHAHFNANILNQTTKIELTFI; encoded by the coding sequence ATGGAAGGTAAAAAAGTAATCATTTTAGGTTCATCCAGAAAAAACGGGAATACAACCCGAATTGCGGATGAAATTTCTAAAGAAACCGGAATAGAAGTAATTGATCTGAGTGATTATAATATTTCCTATTATGATTACGAAAGCAAGAACAGAGAAGATGATTTTTTTCCTTTAATAAAAAGGATCATCGAAAAATACGACACTTTAATTTTTGCAACACCCATATATTGGTATAATATGAGTGGAATCATGAAGGTATTCTTTGATCGCTTTTCGGATTTAATCCGAATTGAAAAAGAAACCGGAAGAAAACTCAGAGGAAAGAAAATTGGTGTGATTTCCAATTCACACGATAATGAAATTGAAGATAGTTTTTACATTCCGTTCAAAAAATCAGCCGATTATCTGGGCATGGAATATTTAGGACACGCGCATTTTAATGCCAACATCCTAAACCAAACAACAAAAATAGAATTGACATTTATATAA